Below is a window of Desulfarculaceae bacterium DNA.
GGGCGGGCCAGAACAACAGGCAGACCACCACCGGGTCCTCTACATCCTTGCCCGCGGCCAGCTCCTTATCCACCTTGGCCATCAGATCCACCGCCCGGGCCCGGGCGGCGCTGTCGTCCGCCCCGTAATAGGGCTCCAAGGTGGGCAGCAGGTGATAGAGCACCCCGGTGTGGTGGGCCAGCTCCAGCCAGGAGGCCGAAGCCCCGCCCTTGAGGTCGCGCATCAGCTCGTCGCGCACCCGGCTGGTGGGACACAGGGCCAGCTTGTCGCCATGGGCCTGGATGGCCTCCAGGGTGTCGGGGGTCAGGGTGAGGGAGGCGCGGGCCGCGTGGCGGATGGCCCGAAGCACCCGCACCGGGTCGCGGTGGAAACGCACCTGGGCGTCGCCCACCCCCCGGATGAGGCCGGCCTTCAGGTCGGCCAGGCCGTTCACGTAGTCCACCACGCTGTAATCGGCGATGTTGTAGAACAGGGCGTTGATGGTCAGGTCGCGGCGCAAGGCGTCCTCGGCCGGGGTGCCGTAGGTGTTGTTGTCGCAGAGCACCTCGTTCTCGCCGTCGGTCTCGTCGCCGGCCCGGCGGAAGGTGCTCACCTCGATGATCTTGTTGCCCCGGAAAAACACCTGCACCAGGCGGAAACGCTTGCCGATGACCCGGCTGTTCTTGAACAAACGGCGCACCTCGCCCGGCGTGGCGTCGGTGCTGATATCGAAATCCTTGGGCCGGCGCCCTAGGAGCAGGTCACGCACCCCACCGCCCACCAGATAGGCCCTATGGCCGTGGTTGTGCAGGCGGTAGAGAACC
It encodes the following:
- the pcnB gene encoding polynucleotide adenylyltransferase PcnB, with product MSSAVPPTSCDNLPEPLIIPRAEHGISRKNIDDDALKVLYRLHNHGHRAYLVGGGVRDLLLGRRPKDFDISTDATPGEVRRLFKNSRVIGKRFRLVQVFFRGNKIIEVSTFRRAGDETDGENEVLCDNNTYGTPAEDALRRDLTINALFYNIADYSVVDYVNGLADLKAGLIRGVGDAQVRFHRDPVRVLRAIRHAARASLTLTPDTLEAIQAHGDKLALCPTSRVRDELMRDLKGGASASWLELAHHTGVLYHLLPTLEPYYGADDSAARARAVDLMAKVDKELAAGKDVEDPVVVCLLFWPALEEEASTREFDPGRQGRAQWSLFVRDALPALTKPVAFAKRVMERAGQIAGLMSFVRWEQPGQSLPRKVTTKGYFPVACELARLLGHDLAALDRQSSRGGAKNKRRRRRRRPRRKSTTPAQG